A part of Ammospiza caudacuta isolate bAmmCau1 chromosome 5, bAmmCau1.pri, whole genome shotgun sequence genomic DNA contains:
- the LOC131558110 gene encoding histone H3, with amino-acid sequence MARTKQTARKSTGGKAPRKQLATKAARKSAPATGGVKKPHRYRPGTVALREIRRYQKSTELLIRKLPFQRLVREIAQDFKTDLRFQSSAVMALQEASEAYLVGLFEDTNLCAIHAKRVTIMPKDIQLARRIRGERA; translated from the coding sequence ATGGCGCGCACGAAGCAGACGGCGCGGAAGTCGACGGGCGGCAAGGCGCCCCGCAAGCAGCTGGCCACCAAGGCTGCCCGCAAGAGCGCGCCGGCCACGGGCGGCGTCAAGAAGCCGCACCGCTACCGGCCCGGCACGGTGGCGCTGCGCGAGATCCGGCGCTACCAGAAGTCCACGGAGCTGCTGATCCGCAAGCTGCCCTTCCAGCGCCTGGTGCGCGAGATCGCGCAGGACTTCAAGACCGACCTGCGCTTCCAGAGCTCGGCCGTCATGGCGCTGCAGGAGGCCAGCGAGGCCTACCTGGTGGGGCTCTTCGAGGACACCAACCTGTGCGCCATCCACGCCAAGCGCGTCACCATCATGCCCAAGGACATCCAGCTGGCCCGCCGCATCCGCGGAGAGCGCGCCTGA
- the LOC131558122 gene encoding histone H4 translates to MSGRGKGGKGLGKGGAKRHRKVLRDNIQGITKPAIRRLARRGGVKRISGLIYEETRGVLKVFLENVIRDAVTYTEHAKRKTVTAMDVVYALKRQGRTLYGFGG, encoded by the coding sequence ATGTCTGGCCGGGGCAAGGGCGGCAAGGGGCTCGGCAAGGGCGGCGCCAAGCGCCACCGCAAGGTGCTGCGCGACAACATCCAGGGCATCACCAAGCCGGCCATCCGCCGCCTGGCTCGGCGCGGCGGCGTCAAGCGCATCTCGGGGCTCATCTACGAGGAGACGCGCGGCGTGCTCAAGGTCTTCCTGGAGAACGTCATCCGCGACGCCGTCACCTACACGGAGCACGCCAAGAGGAAGACGGTCACGGCCATGGACGTGGTCTACGCCCTCAAGCGCCAGGGTCGCACCCTCTACGGCTTCGGCGGCTAA